One window of Acropora palmata chromosome 1, jaAcrPala1.3, whole genome shotgun sequence genomic DNA carries:
- the LOC141859346 gene encoding voltage-dependent L-type calcium channel subunit alpha-1D-like isoform X1: protein MDKGRNAATTAKKTGDLPQSQEMRITGVENNERMSNVPTQKTRSMSLYGSQFLQQARSPAHALFCLSETNPIRKLSKLIVESKVFEYFILLAIGANCIVLALSTPLPKNDRTDLSVKLDNSEYYFVGIFCFEALLKIMAFGFVLHPGAYLRNGWNILDFVVIVVGVISLPEVSRILREGDKGLDVKALRAVRVLRPLKLISGIPSLQVVMKSIVRAMVPLLQIALLVLFCILIYAIIGLDFLKDKFHYSCFNNKTNELESNPRPCDKKPWPGVRQLFHGRECQSGYTCGEHYWKGPNDGISTFDNIALAMITVFQCITMEGWTQIMYWTFDAMDEHGYLYACYYVSLIVIGSFFVLNLVLGVLSGEFAKERERVDTRRKFFKVRRQQQLDRQVHAYQSWIDKAEEITAEENTFRTKHRSFNDSRSMLDTVSQVIDPGNAAARREGNSYQLSDTEKDSIFQRFLQWRAKTSIKVRALVKTQAFFWTVLTCVFLNTIVLAVEYHNQPDWLTKFQYNAEIVFLTIFFVEMLLKLYGLGIHQYFSSSFNIFDFVVVCCGIIDMLIDEYSPKVKLGISVLRCVRLLRVFKVTRHWRSLRNLATSLVSSIKSIVSLIFLLFLFILIAALLGMQIFGGKFITNDKPPPSTNFDNFQNAMLAVFQILTGEDWNSVMYSGITALGGPHSRDGILGSLYFILLVVLGNYTLLNVFLAIAVDNLANAQILTEDEEKENEERKQKRELNKQKYSQKPNTGWRKAGAKLPVVMAINHFVRKKNGQASTPVISDQTTTIGRENGEVVAMSTSLKRKIQSYRREASYYEKSEDRNGTELGEPAENAEATDGDGNMIKRRSKIRRRKAEGNGVSETEGEDDEEEENRPITRKNIIKVLKSGRLGKRRRRSRKSKPLIKTRTMFIFSPENRFRRLCHRIVNLRHFDNFMLVIILLSSITIAIEDPLHDVSERNTVLWYFDCVFTAIFALEVVVKVVDIGIILHKGAYFRDWWNVIDALVVTFNMASLILLRTDSPRQGQSVIRSLRVFRVLRPFKGVHKIKKLQAVFRCMWYSVKNVANILMITVLFLFIFAVMGVQLFRGKFQGCSDPSKLYKEQCKGQFFTFKLAKDSQQLVIDEVKNRTWSTRPLNFDNVAIAMLTLYTSSTGEGWPSNMQRTMATGAPNQGPIDNNSPGYAIYYMSFVVVFSFFFLNIFVALIILTFQEQGEREIASCELDRNQRDCIQFALTAKPTQRYMPADHKSLQYKIWTLVMSKRFDAVILVLIALNTGVLITQHYKQPEYFQDIVMYLNIGFTVLYMIEAGLKFFALGLKYFRDYWNVFDFIVVLGGLLDVILNVIVKVSKTNEILTFIDPTMFRLFRAARLIKLLRRGYTIRILLWTFLQSLKALPYVTLLIMLMFFMYAVIGMQLFGKIKLDPDSKINEDNHFRNLLQALQVLFRSATGEDWHNIMLACWDEAPCDDESIAKGADNPQTCGSTVGAVLYFCSFIFLSMFLMLNLFVAVIMDNFEYLTRDESILGPHHLDEFVRVWSEFDPGASGLIHHSEIYKVMCSMSPPVGFGKKCPRIVGYKRLIKMNMPLNDDGTVSFSTTLFALIRTSLNIKLRGNMNANDTELRKMTKRVWPKTSEKVLNKLIPKQSVLSCHQMTIGKIYCAKLIHENYKYLRRKSTPAERTEREEERSHRYVKGGLFSKLVGSLRGKNRNGREDIEMARVGPGRNRAFTSDARLNLGRNFHRSKNSLETSDHLSYLTRHRSLEPITKLNGNVNRNGMQSHADSASRAMMEASMPLSIATPSAGEQFSDKFAALPSVYLTPSQRRNDKVPRIMESGASFSVDDSSDSGAGVDVDQDRSHQRLAPYYTDVITRINSHLEAAVARGTSPYVIYGMEDDDADDWC, encoded by the exons CGTTATAAGTCTACCGGAAGTCAGTAGAATACTACGTGAAGGGGACAAAGGACTGGATGTGAAAGCGCTTCGGGCCGTGAGGGTATTGCGGCCGTTAAAACTCATTTCTGGCATCCCTA GTTTACAAGTTGTAATGAAGTCCATTGTCCGTGCCATGGTACCTTTGCTGCaaatagcacttttggttctCTTTTGTATTCTCATTTATGCAATTATTGGCCTGGATTTCTTGAAAGATAAATTTCATTACTCGTGctttaacaataaaacaa aTGAACTTGAGTCAAATCCTCGTCCGTGTGATAAGAAGCCCTGGCCAGGAGTTCGTCAACTTTTCCACGGGAGAGAGTGCCAGAGTGGATACACATGCGGTGAACATTACTGGAAAGGTCCCAACGATGGGATTTCCACATTTGACAACATCGCTCTCGCTATGATAACAGTCTTCCAGTGCATAACAATGGAAGGATGGACGCAGATTATGTACTGG ACATTTGATGCCATGGACGAACACGGGTACCTCTATGCCTGCTACTACGTGTCGCTTATCGTGATTGGCTCTTTCTTCGTTCTCAACCTTGTTCTTGGAGTTTTGAGTGG TGAGTTTGCTAAGGAGCGAGAGCGCGTTGACACCAGACGCAAGTTCTTCAAGGTTCGACGTCAGCAGCAACTGGATCGCCAGGTTCATGCTTATCAGTCTTGGATTGATAAGGCCG AGGAAATAACAGCCGAGGAAAACACTTTTAGGACAAAACATCGAAGTTTTAACGACTCACGGTCGATGCTGGACACCGTAAGTCAAGTTATCGACCCTGGAAATGCTGCAGCAAGGCGAGAAGGAAACAGTTATCAACTCAGCGATACAGAGAA AGATAGCATTTTCCAGCGTTTTCTACAATGGAGGGCTAAGACATCCATCAAGGTTCGGGCACTGGTAAAGACCCAAGCCTTTTTTTGGACAGTTTTAACGTGTGTCTTTCTTAACACCATTGTCTTGGCTGTGGAGTACCACAATCAACCTGATTGGCTTACAAAGTTCCAGT aTAACGCTGAAATTGTgtttttaacaatattttttgtgGAGATGCTCCTAAAGCTTTACGGTCTAGGAATTCATCAGTACTTCTCTTCAAGTTTTAACATCTTTGATTTCGTT GTCGTATGTTGTGGTATTATTGACATGTTAATTGACGAATACTCTCCAAAGGTCAAGCTTGGCATCAGCGTGTTGAGGTGTGTTCGCCTTCTGAGGGTGTTCAAAGTAACCAG ACATTGGCGATCACTGAGGAACCTCGCCACTTCTCTTGTGAGCAGCATCAAGTCAATCGTTAGCctgattttcttgttgttcCTGTTTATCCTGATTGCAGCTCTCCTTGGCATGCAGATTTTTGGCGGCAA attcatCACAAATGACAAACCTCCTCCAAGCACtaattttgataattttcaaaacgccATGTTAGCCGTATTTCAG ATTTTGACGGGCGAAGACTGGAACTCAGTTATGTACAGTGGTATTACAGCCCTTGGCGGCCCCCACAGTCGAGATGGAATTTTAGGCAGCTTGTATTTTATTCTCCTTGTTGTACTAGGAAACT ATACTTTGCTCAACGTTTTCTTGGCCATCGCTGTGGATAACTTAGCGAACGCACAAATCTTGACAGAGgacgaagaaaaagaaaacgaggaACGGAAACAGAAGAGAGAactaaataaacaaaaatacagtCAAAAGCCAAACACAGGCTGGAGGAAGGCTGGCGCTAAGCTTCCGGTCGTAATGGCAATAAATCACTTTGTACGCAAGAAAAATGGCCAGGCTTCCACACCAGTTATTTCAGACCAGACTACCACTATTGG AAGAGAAAACGGAGAGGTCGTCGCTATGTCCACG tctttgaaaagaaaaatccagTCATATAGACGAGAGGCAAGTTACTATGAAAAATCAGAAGACAGAAATGGCACAGAACTAGGTGAGCCCGCTGAAAACGCCGAGGCAACAGACGGAGATGGAAATATGATAAAGCGGAGAAGCAAGATAAGGAGAAGAAAGGCTGAAGGCAATGGAGTCTCTGAGACAGAAGGCGAAGATGACGAGG aagaagaaaaccGTCCAATCACTCGCAAGAATATCATAAAAGTGCTGAAGAGTGGCCGACTTGGCAAAAGGAGACGTCGCTCGCGCAAATCCAAACCATTAATCAAAACTAGGACCATGTTTATCTTCAGCCCAGAAAATAG GTTTCGGCGATTATGTCATCGGATTGTAAATTTGCGTCACTTTGACAATTTCATGTTGGTGATAATTTTGCTCAGCAGTATCACAATCGCGATTGAAGATCCGTTGCACGATGTCTCCGAAAGAAACACG GTTCTATGGTATTTTGACTGTGTCTTCACAGCAATATTTGCTTTAGAAGTAGTAGTTAAG GTTGTGGACATAGGAATTATTCTTCATAAAGGAGCGTATTTTCGTGATTGGTGGAATGTCATTGATGCTTTGGTTGTAACTTTCAATATGGCCTCTCTAATATTACT TCGTACTGATTCTCCTCGCCAAGGCCAATCGGTGATCAGGTCTCTCCGAGTTTTTCGAGTCCTCAGACCCTTCAAGGGCGTGcacaaaatcaagaaattgcAG GCGGTGTTCCGTTGCATGTGGTACTCGGTGAAGAATGTCGCTAATATCCTCATGATCACAGTGCTTTTCCTGTTTATTTTTGCTGTCATGGGTGTGCAACTGTTCCGTGGAAAGTTTCAAGGCTGCAGCGACCCGTCAAAGTTATACAAAGAACAGTGCAA GGGCcaattcttcactttcaagtTGGCTAAAGATAGTCAACAGCTTGTAATTGACGAG GTGAAGAACCGCACTTGGTCAACAAGACCCCTCAATTTTGACAATGTTGCCATCGCGATGTTGACGCTTTATACCTCTTCCACTGGTGAAGGATGGCCCAG TAATATGCAAAGAACTATGGCCACAGGAGCCCCAAACCAGGGTCCAATCGACAACAACAGCCCCGGTTACGCTATTTATTACATGAGCTTTGTtgtagttttttctttttttttcctcaacaTCTTTGTGGCTCTGATCATTCTCACATTCCAGGAGCAAGGCGAAAGGGAGATAGCTAGCTGTGAGTTGGACAGGAATCAG CGCGACTGCATTCAATTTGCACTAACAGCAAAACCAACCCAGCGGTACATGCCTGCTGATCACAAGAGCCTGCAGTACAAGATATGGACCCTGGTGATGTCCAAAAGATTTGATGCAGTAATCTTGGTACTGATTGCGCTCAATACTGGTGTCTTGATAACTCAG CATTATAAGCAGCCTGAATATTTTCAAGATATTGTCATGTACCTCAACATTGGTTTTACTGTCCTCTACATGATCGAGGCGGGATTAAAGTTCTTTGCTCTAGGACTG AAATATTTTCGGGACTACTGGAATGTTTTCGATTTCATCGTCGTGTTGGGAGGCTTGTTGGATGTCATATTAAATGTTATTGTCAAAGTATCGAAGACG AATGAAATCCTTACCTTCATTGATCCTACGATGTTTCGCCTTTTTCGAGCGGCAAGGCTCATCAAACTTCTACGGCGCGGCTACACCATAAGAATTCTTCTATGGACATTTCTCCAATCATTGAAG GCACTTCCTTACGTCACACTTCTCATTATGTTGATGTTTTTCATGTACGCGGTCATTGGAATGCAG CTCTTTGGTAAAATAAAGCTTGATCCAGATTCAAAAATTAACGAAGATAATCACTTTAGAAATCTCTTACAAGCACTTCAGGTTCTCTTCAG ATCGGCGACCGGAGAGGACTGGCACAACATCATGCTGGCTTGCTGGGATGAGGCGCCATGTGATGATGAATCTATTGCAAAAGGCGCAGATAACCCGCAGACCTGTGGATCCACAGTTGGAGCAGTGTTGTATTTCTGTTCCTTTATATTTCTCTCcatgtttttg ATGTTAAATCTTTTTGTGGCTGTCATCATGGACAACTTTGAATATCTCACTCGTGATGAGTCTATTCTTGGCCCTCATCACCTTGATGAGTTCGTGCGAGTGTGGTCTGAGTTTGACCCTGGCGCGAG TGGACTTATTCACCACAGTGAAATCTACAAGGTCATGTGTAGCATGTCACCTCCTGTTGGCTTTGGGAAGAAATGCCCAAGAATTGTGGGTTACAAG cGCCTTATCAAAATGAACATGCCGCTGAACGATGATGGCACCGTCTCATTTAGCACTACGCTCTTTGCTCTTATCCGTACCTCCCTCAACATCAAACTCCGAGGAAACATGAACGCTAATGACACCGAGCTGCGGAAAATGACAAAGCGAGTTTGGCCAAAGACATCGGAAAAAGTACTCAACAAATTGATTCCAAAACAATCTG tgcTAAGCTGCCATCAAATGACAATAGGGAAGATTTACTGTGCAAAACTTATACACGAGAATTACAAGTatttaagaagaaaaagcacACCAGCCGAGAGG ACCGAAAGGGAAGAAGAAAGGAGCCATAGATATGTCAAG GGAGGCCTCTTTTCCAAGTTGGTAGGATCACTTCGTGGCAAAAACAGGAATGGGAGGGAGGATATAGAAATGGCCCGCGTAGGGCCTGGAAGGAACAGAGCATTTACAAGTGACGCCAGACTAAACTTGGGACG TAATTTCCACCGAAGCAAAAATAGTCTGGAAACTTCAGATCATCTTTCTTATCTGACACGGCACAGAAGCTTGGAACCGATAACCAAATTAAATGGAAATGTCAACAGAAACGGAATGCAG TCCCACGCGGACTCTGCGTCACGTGCTATGATGGAGGCTTCCATGCCTCTCAGTATAGCCACACCTTCAGCAGGAGAACAATTCTCAGACAAGTTCGCAGCATTGCCCTCAGTTTACTTAACACCAAGCCAGAGAAGGAATGATAAAG TCCCTCGAATTATGGAGTCCGGAGCTTCATTCAGTGTTGACGATTCCAGTGACAGCGGTGCAGGAGTAGATGTAGATCAAGATCGATCTCATCAAAGGCTTGCTCCTTATTATACGGACGTCATAACACGCATTAATAGCCACCTGGAGGCGGCAGTGGCGCGCGGAACAAGTCCTTATGTGATATACGGAATGGAAGACGATGATGCGGACGATTGGTGCTAG
- the LOC141859346 gene encoding voltage-dependent L-type calcium channel subunit alpha-1D-like isoform X2: MDKGRNAATTAKKTGDLPQSQEMRITGVENNERMSNVPTQKTRSMSLYGSQFLQQARSPAHALFCLSETNPIRKLSKLIVESKVFEYFILLAIGANCIVLALSTPLPKNDRTDLSVKLDNSEYYFVGIFCFEALLKIMAFGFVLHPGAYLRNGWNILDFVVIVVGVISLPEVSRILREGDKGLDVKALRAVRVLRPLKLISGIPSLQVVMKSIVRAMVPLLQIALLVLFCILIYAIIGLDFLKDKFHYSCFNNKTNELESNPRPCDKKPWPGVRQLFHGRECQSGYTCGEHYWKGPNDGISTFDNIALAMITVFQCITMEGWTQIMYWTFDAMDEHGYLYACYYVSLIVIGSFFVLNLVLGVLSGEFAKERERVDTRRKFFKVRRQQQLDRQVHAYQSWIDKAEEITAEENTFRTKHRSFNDSRSMLDTVSQVIDPGNAAARREGNSYQLSDTEKDSIFQRFLQWRAKTSIKVRALVKTQAFFWTVLTCVFLNTIVLAVEYHNQPDWLTKFQYNAEIVFLTIFFVEMLLKLYGLGIHQYFSSSFNIFDFVVVCCGIIDMLIDEYSPKVKLGISVLRCVRLLRVFKVTRHWRSLRNLATSLVSSIKSIVSLIFLLFLFILIAALLGMQIFGGKFITNDKPPPSTNFDNFQNAMLAVFQILTGEDWNSVMYSGITALGGPHSRDGILGSLYFILLVVLGNYTLLNVFLAIAVDNLANAQILTEDEEKENEERKQKRELNKQKYSQKPNTGWRKAGAKLPVVMAINHFVRKKNGQASTPVISDQTTTIGRENGEVVAMSTSLKRKIQSYRREASYYEKSEDRNGTELGEPAENAEATDGDGNMIKRRSKIRRRKAEGNGVSETEGEDDEEEENRPITRKNIIKVLKSGRLGKRRRRSRKSKPLIKTRTMFIFSPENRFRRLCHRIVNLRHFDNFMLVIILLSSITIAIEDPLHDVSERNTVLWYFDCVFTAIFALEVVVKVVDIGIILHKGAYFRDWWNVIDALVVTFNMASLILLRTDSPRQGQSVIRSLRVFRVLRPFKGVHKIKKLQAVFRCMWYSVKNVANILMITVLFLFIFAVMGVQLFRGKFQGCSDPSKLYKEQCKGQFFTFKLAKDSQQLVIDEVKNRTWSTRPLNFDNVAIAMLTLYTSSTGEGWPSNMQRTMATGAPNQGPIDNNSPGYAIYYMSFVVVFSFFFLNIFVALIILTFQEQGEREIASCELDRNQRDCIQFALTAKPTQRYMPADHKSLQYKIWTLVMSKRFDAVILVLIALNTGVLITQHYKQPEYFQDIVMYLNIGFTVLYMIEAGLKFFALGLKYFRDYWNVFDFIVVLGGLLDVILNVIVKVSKTNEILTFIDPTMFRLFRAARLIKLLRRGYTIRILLWTFLQSLKALPYVTLLIMLMFFMYAVIGMQLFGKIKLDPDSKINEDNHFRNLLQALQVLFRSATGEDWHNIMLACWDEAPCDDESIAKGADNPQTCGSTVGAVLYFCSFIFLSMFLMLNLFVAVIMDNFEYLTRDESILGPHHLDEFVRVWSEFDPGASGLIHHSEIYKVMCSMSPPVGFGKKCPRIVGYKRLIKMNMPLNDDGTVSFSTTLFALIRTSLNIKLRGNMNANDTELRKMTKRVWPKTSEKVLNKLIPKQSVLSCHQMTIGKIYCAKLIHENYKYLRRKSTPAERTEREEERSHRYVKGGLFSKLVGSLRGKNRNGREDIEMARVGPGRNRAFTSDARLNLGRDRSEESLQDLYDSLPTRSSELENDPPHQLKFWI, from the exons CGTTATAAGTCTACCGGAAGTCAGTAGAATACTACGTGAAGGGGACAAAGGACTGGATGTGAAAGCGCTTCGGGCCGTGAGGGTATTGCGGCCGTTAAAACTCATTTCTGGCATCCCTA GTTTACAAGTTGTAATGAAGTCCATTGTCCGTGCCATGGTACCTTTGCTGCaaatagcacttttggttctCTTTTGTATTCTCATTTATGCAATTATTGGCCTGGATTTCTTGAAAGATAAATTTCATTACTCGTGctttaacaataaaacaa aTGAACTTGAGTCAAATCCTCGTCCGTGTGATAAGAAGCCCTGGCCAGGAGTTCGTCAACTTTTCCACGGGAGAGAGTGCCAGAGTGGATACACATGCGGTGAACATTACTGGAAAGGTCCCAACGATGGGATTTCCACATTTGACAACATCGCTCTCGCTATGATAACAGTCTTCCAGTGCATAACAATGGAAGGATGGACGCAGATTATGTACTGG ACATTTGATGCCATGGACGAACACGGGTACCTCTATGCCTGCTACTACGTGTCGCTTATCGTGATTGGCTCTTTCTTCGTTCTCAACCTTGTTCTTGGAGTTTTGAGTGG TGAGTTTGCTAAGGAGCGAGAGCGCGTTGACACCAGACGCAAGTTCTTCAAGGTTCGACGTCAGCAGCAACTGGATCGCCAGGTTCATGCTTATCAGTCTTGGATTGATAAGGCCG AGGAAATAACAGCCGAGGAAAACACTTTTAGGACAAAACATCGAAGTTTTAACGACTCACGGTCGATGCTGGACACCGTAAGTCAAGTTATCGACCCTGGAAATGCTGCAGCAAGGCGAGAAGGAAACAGTTATCAACTCAGCGATACAGAGAA AGATAGCATTTTCCAGCGTTTTCTACAATGGAGGGCTAAGACATCCATCAAGGTTCGGGCACTGGTAAAGACCCAAGCCTTTTTTTGGACAGTTTTAACGTGTGTCTTTCTTAACACCATTGTCTTGGCTGTGGAGTACCACAATCAACCTGATTGGCTTACAAAGTTCCAGT aTAACGCTGAAATTGTgtttttaacaatattttttgtgGAGATGCTCCTAAAGCTTTACGGTCTAGGAATTCATCAGTACTTCTCTTCAAGTTTTAACATCTTTGATTTCGTT GTCGTATGTTGTGGTATTATTGACATGTTAATTGACGAATACTCTCCAAAGGTCAAGCTTGGCATCAGCGTGTTGAGGTGTGTTCGCCTTCTGAGGGTGTTCAAAGTAACCAG ACATTGGCGATCACTGAGGAACCTCGCCACTTCTCTTGTGAGCAGCATCAAGTCAATCGTTAGCctgattttcttgttgttcCTGTTTATCCTGATTGCAGCTCTCCTTGGCATGCAGATTTTTGGCGGCAA attcatCACAAATGACAAACCTCCTCCAAGCACtaattttgataattttcaaaacgccATGTTAGCCGTATTTCAG ATTTTGACGGGCGAAGACTGGAACTCAGTTATGTACAGTGGTATTACAGCCCTTGGCGGCCCCCACAGTCGAGATGGAATTTTAGGCAGCTTGTATTTTATTCTCCTTGTTGTACTAGGAAACT ATACTTTGCTCAACGTTTTCTTGGCCATCGCTGTGGATAACTTAGCGAACGCACAAATCTTGACAGAGgacgaagaaaaagaaaacgaggaACGGAAACAGAAGAGAGAactaaataaacaaaaatacagtCAAAAGCCAAACACAGGCTGGAGGAAGGCTGGCGCTAAGCTTCCGGTCGTAATGGCAATAAATCACTTTGTACGCAAGAAAAATGGCCAGGCTTCCACACCAGTTATTTCAGACCAGACTACCACTATTGG AAGAGAAAACGGAGAGGTCGTCGCTATGTCCACG tctttgaaaagaaaaatccagTCATATAGACGAGAGGCAAGTTACTATGAAAAATCAGAAGACAGAAATGGCACAGAACTAGGTGAGCCCGCTGAAAACGCCGAGGCAACAGACGGAGATGGAAATATGATAAAGCGGAGAAGCAAGATAAGGAGAAGAAAGGCTGAAGGCAATGGAGTCTCTGAGACAGAAGGCGAAGATGACGAGG aagaagaaaaccGTCCAATCACTCGCAAGAATATCATAAAAGTGCTGAAGAGTGGCCGACTTGGCAAAAGGAGACGTCGCTCGCGCAAATCCAAACCATTAATCAAAACTAGGACCATGTTTATCTTCAGCCCAGAAAATAG GTTTCGGCGATTATGTCATCGGATTGTAAATTTGCGTCACTTTGACAATTTCATGTTGGTGATAATTTTGCTCAGCAGTATCACAATCGCGATTGAAGATCCGTTGCACGATGTCTCCGAAAGAAACACG GTTCTATGGTATTTTGACTGTGTCTTCACAGCAATATTTGCTTTAGAAGTAGTAGTTAAG GTTGTGGACATAGGAATTATTCTTCATAAAGGAGCGTATTTTCGTGATTGGTGGAATGTCATTGATGCTTTGGTTGTAACTTTCAATATGGCCTCTCTAATATTACT TCGTACTGATTCTCCTCGCCAAGGCCAATCGGTGATCAGGTCTCTCCGAGTTTTTCGAGTCCTCAGACCCTTCAAGGGCGTGcacaaaatcaagaaattgcAG GCGGTGTTCCGTTGCATGTGGTACTCGGTGAAGAATGTCGCTAATATCCTCATGATCACAGTGCTTTTCCTGTTTATTTTTGCTGTCATGGGTGTGCAACTGTTCCGTGGAAAGTTTCAAGGCTGCAGCGACCCGTCAAAGTTATACAAAGAACAGTGCAA GGGCcaattcttcactttcaagtTGGCTAAAGATAGTCAACAGCTTGTAATTGACGAG GTGAAGAACCGCACTTGGTCAACAAGACCCCTCAATTTTGACAATGTTGCCATCGCGATGTTGACGCTTTATACCTCTTCCACTGGTGAAGGATGGCCCAG TAATATGCAAAGAACTATGGCCACAGGAGCCCCAAACCAGGGTCCAATCGACAACAACAGCCCCGGTTACGCTATTTATTACATGAGCTTTGTtgtagttttttctttttttttcctcaacaTCTTTGTGGCTCTGATCATTCTCACATTCCAGGAGCAAGGCGAAAGGGAGATAGCTAGCTGTGAGTTGGACAGGAATCAG CGCGACTGCATTCAATTTGCACTAACAGCAAAACCAACCCAGCGGTACATGCCTGCTGATCACAAGAGCCTGCAGTACAAGATATGGACCCTGGTGATGTCCAAAAGATTTGATGCAGTAATCTTGGTACTGATTGCGCTCAATACTGGTGTCTTGATAACTCAG CATTATAAGCAGCCTGAATATTTTCAAGATATTGTCATGTACCTCAACATTGGTTTTACTGTCCTCTACATGATCGAGGCGGGATTAAAGTTCTTTGCTCTAGGACTG AAATATTTTCGGGACTACTGGAATGTTTTCGATTTCATCGTCGTGTTGGGAGGCTTGTTGGATGTCATATTAAATGTTATTGTCAAAGTATCGAAGACG AATGAAATCCTTACCTTCATTGATCCTACGATGTTTCGCCTTTTTCGAGCGGCAAGGCTCATCAAACTTCTACGGCGCGGCTACACCATAAGAATTCTTCTATGGACATTTCTCCAATCATTGAAG GCACTTCCTTACGTCACACTTCTCATTATGTTGATGTTTTTCATGTACGCGGTCATTGGAATGCAG CTCTTTGGTAAAATAAAGCTTGATCCAGATTCAAAAATTAACGAAGATAATCACTTTAGAAATCTCTTACAAGCACTTCAGGTTCTCTTCAG ATCGGCGACCGGAGAGGACTGGCACAACATCATGCTGGCTTGCTGGGATGAGGCGCCATGTGATGATGAATCTATTGCAAAAGGCGCAGATAACCCGCAGACCTGTGGATCCACAGTTGGAGCAGTGTTGTATTTCTGTTCCTTTATATTTCTCTCcatgtttttg ATGTTAAATCTTTTTGTGGCTGTCATCATGGACAACTTTGAATATCTCACTCGTGATGAGTCTATTCTTGGCCCTCATCACCTTGATGAGTTCGTGCGAGTGTGGTCTGAGTTTGACCCTGGCGCGAG TGGACTTATTCACCACAGTGAAATCTACAAGGTCATGTGTAGCATGTCACCTCCTGTTGGCTTTGGGAAGAAATGCCCAAGAATTGTGGGTTACAAG cGCCTTATCAAAATGAACATGCCGCTGAACGATGATGGCACCGTCTCATTTAGCACTACGCTCTTTGCTCTTATCCGTACCTCCCTCAACATCAAACTCCGAGGAAACATGAACGCTAATGACACCGAGCTGCGGAAAATGACAAAGCGAGTTTGGCCAAAGACATCGGAAAAAGTACTCAACAAATTGATTCCAAAACAATCTG tgcTAAGCTGCCATCAAATGACAATAGGGAAGATTTACTGTGCAAAACTTATACACGAGAATTACAAGTatttaagaagaaaaagcacACCAGCCGAGAGG ACCGAAAGGGAAGAAGAAAGGAGCCATAGATATGTCAAG GGAGGCCTCTTTTCCAAGTTGGTAGGATCACTTCGTGGCAAAAACAGGAATGGGAGGGAGGATATAGAAATGGCCCGCGTAGGGCCTGGAAGGAACAGAGCATTTACAAGTGACGCCAGACTAAACTTGGGACG TGACCGAAGCGAAGAATCTCTTCAAGATTTATACGATTCACTTCCAACCCGTAGTTCTGAGCTCGAAAATGACCCCCCCCAtcaactgaaattttggaTCTGA